Within Candidatus Methanomethylicota archaeon, the genomic segment GCAGATGTAGGTATGGGAATAAAAACAGTTGCAATACAATACGACTTAGACTTCATACCATTAAAAGATGAAGAATACGATTTCATAATAAGTAAGAGGAGTTTGGGTAAAAGGGTTATAAAGGAATTCATAAACATATTGAAGAGTGAAGAATTTAAGAGTTTATTAAAATCAATGGGTATGGAGGCTCAGGAAAATATTGGCGAAGTGATCTGGGAGGGATGATTTGAAATGAGGATTATAGCCATAACGGATGTTCATGGAAGGTTAAACCAAGCATTAAAGATGGCTGAAACTGTTAAGAGGGAGGGGGTAAAAGCAATACTCTTAGCTGGAGACCTTTCAAGATATAAGTCCATTGAAGAAGCATATGAAATCCTAAAAGCATTAACCAGCGTTGGGGTAAAGGTATTCTATGTACCTGGAAACATGGATGACCCAAAAATATGTGAAGAAGTGAATGTTGAAAATGCTATTTGCATACATGAAAGGACTGTGGAATTTGAGGGATATGTAATTGCAGGTATGGGAGGAGCCTTAAAAGGCCCATTCAACACACCATTCGAATTAAGCGAAGAACAAATCCTTGAAATACTGAAGAAAGTAATGGATAAAATTGAAAGTGGAAAGAGAGCTATACTAGTAACACATAATCCACCATACAACACTAAAGTTGATGAATTAGGTTTTAGAGAGCATGTGGGTAGTAGGAGTTTGAGGATGATCATTGAGAAATATAAACCAATACTGAATGTATGTGGACATATACATGAAGCTAGAGGTATGGATAACGTTTATGGGACAATAGTGGTGAATCCAGGACCATTAATGCATGGCTACTATTCAATAATCGACATTGGGGAAGAGGTTAAAGTAAACTTGATGAAAATGCCCTAAAAGACTTCATGTGAGAATATGTCTGCATAGCTTTCCCTCCTCCTAACCAATTTAACCTCCCCATCACAATACATGACAATTGCAGGTTTAGGTCTACTATTATAATTGCTTGACATGGAAAATCCATATGCACCAACATTCATGATAGCCAATAAATCCCCCTGCCTAACCCTATTAAGTTTAACATCAAATCCGAATACATCGGAACTCTCACATATAGGTCCACCAACATTGTAAACTTCAACATCCTCATTGGATGATAAATTGTATATTGGATGGTGAGCACCATACAGTGCTGGTCTAATTAGATCATTCATGCCAGCATCCACCAAAACCCATTTGACACCATAATTCTCCTTAACATAATTAACTCTAGTTAGGAGTATGCCAGCATTTCCAACTATGAATCTTCCAGGCTCAATTATCAGTAGTGGTTGTGATGTGAAAATTTCCCTAGAGGCATTCTTCAACCTTTCAATGACCTTACAGTAATCATTCAATGGGAATGTTGGGTCTTCAATTGAGTATGGTACTCCGAATCCTCCACCTAAATCTATAATCTCCAATTCCAATCCAAGACTTCTCTTAAGCTCAGCACAAAATGATAATATTTTATCCACAGCTATACTGTATGGTTGAATGTCAGTTATCTGGGAACCTATATGCACATGTATACCAGCAACATGAATATGGCTTAATTTCAAAGCCAAATTGTAAGCTTTAAATGCATTCTCAACACTTAAACCAAACTTATGAATCCTAGCACCAGTACTAATATGACCATGAGTCTTTGTGGGTATATCAAAATTAACCCTAACACCCACAGAAACCTTAATGTTAAAGTCTCCTGCAAACTTATCTATCCAATACAATTCATCCATATTCTCAATATTTATGAGCAACACACCTTCAAAAACCGCATAAGAGAGTTCACCTGGAGATTTAGATACACCATCAAACACAACTCTATCCATTGGAACCCCAGCAAGTTTAGCAGCATAAAGCTCACCCCCAGATACAACCTCAGCTCCAGCTCCAAGGGAATTTAAAAGTTTCAGTAAAGCTATACAAGTGTTCGCCTTATATGCGTAGCATATTAGAAATTTATCGTAAACTCCACCTATGGCATTCCTCAAAATCTCATAATTATGCTTAACAACATCACCATCAATGAAATATAATGGCGTACCATACTTCTCAGCCAGATAGTTTAAATCAACCCCTCTACCTTTCAGCTTTCCAATATAGTCTAAGAATATATCGCTTTTAACATTCATTTAGCAGTTACCTCACAAGAGTTGAAGCTAAATATATCATTGAGCGTAAAGCTTTAAAGCACTTCAAATAATCATCTGAAATATATTCAACGGTTAATGCATCTACCCTCCTCACATCCGGAATCATGGTTGCCAATTCAGCCATAGCTGAATTCATGAATGTTAAATTGAGCTTTATGGGTGGATTGAATGTGAATGGGGAGAATGAATCAATATTCTCCAGTGCACGCTTAGCAGTAGACTTTATCAACTCACGCGCCTCAGAGGGGTGAAGGCAGAGTGCAGAATACCTTCCCAAAGCCTCCTTAACCTTAACTGTGAATACATTTCCAAGAAGCTTTTTAGCTTCATCAGTAACTGCAGAATCTCCAGTAACTAGAACCACTGGAACCTTATAATATCCAGCTATACCAGCATTAATTCCAACTTCACCAACACTTAAACCATTAATTGAAACATCACGAACCACCGAACCAGATATCGTATGATCCATAATAGCATTTATACTACCGAACTTGGCATGATAACCTATGAAGAATACTGCATCAAAAGTTTCATCTATGCCAGCCATCATCGATAAGATCTTTGGGGAACCAGTTATCAATTTAGCTTTTGGATGCAATTCTTCAATTATTATATTTCTCATGGAGCCATGGGAATCATTAACCACGATCTCCTTAGCTCCACCTTGAATAGCACCCTCCACAGCAGCATTAACCTCCATGGTCATCAATCTACATGCACGTTCATAATCCCTACCACCAGGATTTGTCTGATCACTATGTACAACTCCACATACTCCTTCAAGATCTGCGGAAATAAATACCTTAAATCCCATAAACACTTCACAAATAAATTTATAGTAAATGATACCTTTAAAAGAGTAATTGTTTGAAGGTAAACAAAAGGTTCCTTACATAAGTTTTTCAAGTCAGTAACTAATCCAACACATTTTATAAATAAACCAAGTGAATAAAAAGTTTGAAATAGAATAAAGTTAAATAAAAGGGTTTGTATGTAGTGCTTACCATTCAAATAGTTCGACGTTGGCTCTTGGAACTATGACTCTTCTACCGTCTTGTAGCTCTATTTCAACAACTCTCACTGGAGATTCTGTTTCGACTAGTTGTAGTTCGATTGGTAGGTTTACTACTTTAGCTAGCTCTCCAAAGTATGGGGCTCTGATAACTCTAACTTTAGTTCCAGGTTGCATGCCTCCAACGTAAATTTCGGATTCTAATGGTAGTGATAGGGGGTCAACGTCATCTCTTGGGATGACTATTTCAGGTCTAATTACGCCTGCTCTGATTTGTGTTGCACCATCGAAGCATGCAAGTTTACCTTCATTAGCTTTAAATAGGTTGAATGTTCTTGAAGCCATTGGAATTCTGCCAAACCCTTCAGTTATTATTAGAGTCATGGATATATCTTCTCTACCAGTAATTGCAACTCCAATTTCGTATCCGAGGAAGTCTCTTATATCTTTGAAGTCTACGCCACCCACAACTATTCCAGCAGCCCCAATTTCCATAGCCTTTTTGAGGACCTCAGCTGATGCATACGACCCACCAACAACAAGTTTACCCTTCCATTTTGGTGAAATCATATCCATAGTTAACTCATCCTTTGGAGAATCAACGGCTACGAGTATTTCACCATGCCTCTCGCCTCCAATGCCAAATATCCCCTCAATGAATGTGGATGCACAATCTATCACTACACCCTCATTTGGAATTATTTCCGTTACTATTCCAGGTATGTATGCATCAAGCTCCACTGGTATTGGAGGCTCCCTAACAATTATTTGCCCAGTAACTTCAGATATATGCTCAATGTAACCATCAACTGGCGATTTAACTTCAGACTTCAATAATCCAAAGAATGCTTTGTAACTTGCAATAACCTCACCTTTCTTAACTGGTTCACCAACCTTCTTCTTAACATATAATGGTAATTCTTCAGGTTCAACACCTAGAATTGCTGCAGCACTAATTATCTGTATGTCGCCTGGCAGTTTAGTTCTTGCAACAATATCGGAATAGTTTACTTTGTCACCCTTATTTACGAGGACTTCCCCTGGAATTGGTAGCCTCCTAGTCTTTCTAAATCTGAATAGTTCAGATATTCTTAAGCCCGGAGTATATGCATGTGCAGATTGGGAAGATCTCTTAGAAGACATTCATATTCACCCCCCTAAATCTTCTCCTTACTCATAATGGTTTCTGGATAAGCATTCAATGCCTTAAACCACCTCAACAATGCCTCTCTACGCTGGCGGAAGTCTTCTGGAAGCTTCAATGGTCTACCTCTGGCATCTATAACTATACCAGCAGCTCCACCCCAAACAGTTGCCTCCCTCCTCTTCCCAGGACCCATACCAACATCGAAATCACCTGTTGGCTCAATAATAACAGTTGCAGTTTCATCATCACGTAGAGGTATCCTATCAATATCACCATAATTGACAACCTTCTCCACAGTTCTACCATCAGGCATATGGGCAGTAACCTTCACTGCAGGTCCAGGAGACTTGGCATGACCATCAAGAGCTATAACTGTCCCAAGCTTCACGATACAATCCCTCTCAAATATTTCCATGGCAGCCTTCGGATGTACAGTTGATAAGACGCCGAGATGTGGCATCATGAATATGCTATCACACATAAGCCTTGTAACACCCTTTGGCTGGAATGCATCTATCAATATGAGTGCAGCTTGTTGTCTACGTGGAGTATGGGATAATAGGCCTCCAGTTCCACCAATCAACTGGATATTCATCATGTTTATGTATGTTTCAGTCTCCATGGATTGCTCAAATATATCTGCAATAGTCCTCCTCCTCTGAACACCCCTCAAACCCCTAGCCAACAACTTATGATGCTCAAATCCAAGCCTAATGGCTTCCCTTGCAACTGCATGCTCCACAAGCAGATCATCCAATGTTTGAGGTAAAGTGGTTGGTCTAATCATTTTATTTGCCAACCTATTCCTAACCTCCCTCTCATCCATCTCAAATGGTAACCACCTCATTATATTAGTTACACCAGCCTCCTTCAAAACATTGGTGATACTATAACTCATACCCAAATTCGCACTAACAGTTCTAACGAACTTCCCCTCATAAACGGAGTAAACGTTTGTTGTAGCTCCACCCAAACCTACACCCAAAACGTTAATATTCCACATCTTTGCAATAGTTCTAAACATCATACCCTCACCGGCAGGCGTTGGCATGACTGGAACCATAACCCACTCAGTTAATTTATGATATCCAGGGGCATGAGCCATAACATGCTCCATGAACAATCTATGTATGGCATCCCTAGCAGGCTCCACAACCTCAACTTCCAGTACAGGTCTCAAATTATCCACAATGGTTAAATCAAATGTTTCGCCAAGAGTCTTCTTTATATGTTCCCTAGCATCCTTATTTCCAGCATAAACTATTGGAAGCTTGTAGCCTAATCCAAATCTTGGTTTTGGTTCAGCTGCCTTTATAAGCTCAGCCATCTCCACAACATGCTTTATAGTTCCACCATCAGTTCCACCAGCTAGTAGTATCATGTCAGGTCTTAGGAAACGCATCCTCTCAATCTTCTTATGTGGAGGTCTACCATCATCTATTGCCATAACATCCATAACTATTGCACCAGCACCAAGGGCAGCCCTCTCAGCGCTCTCAGCAGTCATGGTCTTAACGACACCTGCAACCATCATCTGCAATCCACCACCAGCACTACTCGTCGATACGTATAGATCTACACCCACATTATTCCCTTGATATGGGATTATGAGACCAGAACCATCTGGTTTTAGTAGTTTATGTCCAGTTAATTCTTCAACTTCAGTTATGGCATTCCTCAACCCCATGGTTACATCTTCAAATGGCTTCTCAACAGTGGTTGGAGCTTCACCAGCACATATAAACCTCCAAACTCCATCCACCTTCTTAAACAATCTAGCCTTCGTCGTGGTGCTACCAACATCAGTTGCTAAGGCAACTTGCATTTTCTCAACATCAAATTTCATAACTTTTACACTCATCACATACACCTAAGAAATTACTGTAAACATCATTATAGCTTAGTGTAATTTAAACTTTATTATTATTTTGATTGTCTACAGATGGTTATTTGAAGTGGGATTGGCAGCATCTCCACTCCCCCCAGATTGCTTGGATTCCACGGTCTCTTCCTTAACCCTCTCCCCTCCTGAGAAGCTTAGCTTAATGTAAGTGTTTTGAGCACACTCATTAATATTTGATTTCAACAATATTATTCTTATAGCCCAAACCACCGCTACCCCAACACTCAATATTATTAGGTTAAATTCAATTAGTGGTAGGATCACTATCAATATGAATAGTAATACTGAGATATTAAGCCTATAACCAAACCTAACGAAATCACCTTCATCTATAACGTATATCTTCGCTTCACCGAATATATCGCTATATATTAAGTCAAACCCCCTCTCCCTAGAAACTTTAGTTGTAAGCCCCCTACGCCTCATCTCCTCAGCAAACCCCTTAATGAAATCACTCCTCAAACCACCAATTTCGGGGAAAAGCCTCTCACTAACAGACACACTAACAGACATTCTGATCAAACATAGTTTATTATTGAAAGTATATTAACGTTTACTGTTGTTGTGAAGGCTTAAACTCAATGTTCAAACCATTCCTCAAAGCATCACTCAAAATCTTGCCAACATCACTGGAAATGTTAAATACTATTCTAGCACGCTTATCACACTTATACGAACCCACATATCTACCATCAACATAAACATCCATATTACATTTAGCATAATCTCTACCAAAATAGAATATTAGGCTACGTTTAGTCTCACGATAACTATAATCAACACTCCCAGAATGCATTGAAGATGAAACTCTTGGTTGAAGTTCAATTCTAACATTAAACCTCCTTTCAATACTACTTATCAAACTCCCATTCCTACCAACTATACGTGGAATAACATCCCTATCAACCTTAACAATCACAGAATTATCTGAGATAACATCCAATTCAGCATTGGGATCGAACCGCCTAATATACCTCAATAAATCATCAAACCTCCTCCCCAAACTCCTACCCCTAGCTTCCCCCCTAATTGGAACTATAACCGTTTCCTCACCAAATGCATATATCTCATATTCAACCTCACCACTCTCAAAATCCCTAACTTCAACCACAGGTCTAGCTAGATCCTCATCAGTCATACCATGAGGAACCTTAACAACCAAATCCAACTCATAAACCTTCCTGACAGATCCATCCTTAATGAATATCACAGTGTCAATGACTTGTGGTATAACACCATAATCTATCCTACCAATAAATCTATGTATGGCATCAACAGGTGAAGATGCATGAACCACACCAATCATCCCAACACCAGCAAGCCTCATATCCACGAAAACCTGGAAATCCTCAGTTTTCCTCAACTCATCAAAAACAGTGTAATCGGGTCTAACTAGCAATAGGATTTCAGCAGTCTTATAAAACTCCCCCTCCAAAGGGGCATACTGAGTTATTTCATCGTTAACCTGTAAATCCCTAGGAGACTCCATGGTCTTAACAATGGCATTCTTTGTGGAGCGATAGAATTCAGCTAGAGCTGAAGCAAATGTGGATTTACCAGCACCAGGGGGGCCGCATATGAGTATACCCTCAGCCCTCTCCGCAAGCCTCCTCTTCAACCTATCAGATAAAGCGTAATCTTCAAGGGAAACCTTAACTATGGGTCTCACGGCCGTTATCTCCAATCCATCTGAAAATGGAGGTCTAGCTATGGCAATCCTATAATCTCCAAGTTGCACCACCATTGCACCATGCCTAACAATTTCGATGAATGCATTGCCATTAGAGTGACATCTCCTAAGTATATCCCTAACTAGATGCTCAAGCTCAGCCCTCTCACAAACACGATCCCTAATTTTAACAAGCTCCCACCTCCCAGGTCTACCACGCTTAGCATATGGTGGAACCCCCTCCTTCAAATGAACACTCATGGTGTCATTGGTAAAGAAGTCTTCAATCTTCAGATTTGCATAATCAGACTCTAAACCAATAAACCTAACCTTAACACCCTCAGCTTCAGCCACAAGTGACTGAACATAATCCATTGTGTAAAGTGTGGCATCATACTTCTTAGCCACATCCCTAATCAAAGCATCAATCCTACCCATACCAGCCATCTTAATATCTTCAATGGATGCAATTTCACCAACAATATTGATGCTAATCCCCCTATCCCCAGCCATCCCCCTCAACTTAATAATCTCATCAAGCCCCCTGAAGCCACTCTCCCTACCATTCGAAGCTTGAGCTTGCAACTCATCTAAGACTACCCTCGGAATAATTATTTCAACATCCCTAATATCCTCTTCCAAAATAATCTTGGAAAGCCTACCCTCCACCAATACACTTGTATCTGGAACTATCCTATTCACCATAAACTCCACAATACCTTAGAGAGAAGAATGTATAAAGAAACTAATAAACTTAATTAAACCCTTGAAATACTTATCATCCTAATAACATCAGCAGTATCCTCACATTTATCAACGACAGCCTCAATATTCTCCACAGCCTCCTTAATCATTAACCATCTACTAATCTTCGGATAATTTTCACCCCAACTCAATATCATCATTATAAGTCCAACCCTATGATCATCAATCTTCTCCTCCAACCTCTCCACCTCCTCCGCAACATCAACAGCTTTACGTGGATCCATAACCAGAACCTCAAATGCATCCTTAAGTTTAGATGTTATTTGGAAGGATAAGTCTGCAAGCACCCTCAAGCCATCACCAATATCCTTTGGAAGAATAGCCCCCCTAGCCATACAAAACTTCCTACCAGCAGACTTAGCATTTGAAGCTATATCATCTGCAGTTAAAATTAAATGCATAATCTCCTCCTTATCAGCTGGATGGAATGGCCCCTTAGAAAGCTCATCCAAAATCTTCTCCTTAACATCATCAGCATCCCTCTCCCTCTGAAATATAATTTTGAATATACGATCAGCTTCATCGAAATTCCCATCACAAACAGTGTAAACGAGATCCCTCAAAGCCGAAATAGTCGATAAAATGCATTCAAAATGCACTTTAACAATATTTAAAACCTCCAACTCACGCTTCCTACCAAACCAAATAGCGGAATATGTTGGCTTGAGGTTCAATAAATCCACCACTCAAAAATAGAGGGATGAAACTATGATATAAAAGTTTCCCTCAATTAAATTTCAACGCATCAGCGTTAGTAAGGTTTTAAATAATTCATTGATAATAAAACTGAACACGTCCCATTGACTTGTGGAGGCTGAATTGCTTGCTCGACACTACAACCATACTACTAGCAATTGGACTAGCATTATCCTTCCTCCTCTCAATAAGCATGGGAGCTAACGATGCAGCAACACCGACAGACTGCGCAGTAGGCGCAAGAGTGGTTTCCATAAGGAGAGCCATAACCCTATTCGCAATATTCACATTCATAGGGGCTACGACGCAGGGATTCATGGTTATGAAGACTATAGGTAAGGGGGTTGTTAGCGAAATAGACATTGCTGGAGCGGTTTCAATATCAATAGCAACATCAATATGGGTTTTGTACTGCTCATATAGGGGGTTGGATGTTTCAGTAACCCACACCACAATTGGAAGTGTCATTGGATACGGTTTAGCAGCCTATGGATTATCGGGAGTAAATTATGATGTACTATGGAATGTTGTTATAAGCTGGATTACATCACCACTATCTGCAATAGCACTATCATATATACTATACAAGTTAACAGCAAAAATACTTACTGGAAAACCATGGACGTATAGACTTGAACAGGCAATCTCAGCAATCCTAATAATCTCATTATGCTTCTCAGCATACTCCTTCGGTGCAAATGATGTTGGAAATGCCACGGGAGCATATGTTACAGTAGCCATGAAGGTTGGTAGAATGCCAGACTACCACACAATGCTACTACTATCAATAATGGGGGCTATTGGAATAGCCATAGGGGGATTTGTTTGGGGTAAAAATGTGATTGAAACAGTTGCATTCAGGATAACTAGGATAGATGTGATTACGGGTGCAATAGCCGAATTCAGCAATGCACTAGTAGTATACCTATTCACAACAATACCATACATGATCTTTGGATATGGAATGCCAATATCAACATCCATAGCAAGCAATTCATCAATAATAGGGGTTGGATTAGCAAAAGATTATAAGGCAGTAAACTATAGAACTGTATTCAAGCTCGTCGCTGGATGGATATCAACAATCCCAATGGCAGCAATGATCAGTGCAATTATATATATGGCGTTAAAAATGATGGTGGGGGTTCCGACAATATGAGGAAAATAGTGATCATGGGTCCACCTGGATCAGGTAAGGGGACTCAAGCAAAAATAATATCGGAGAAATATGGGCTACCACATATATCCATTGGAGACATATTGAGGGAAAACATCATGAAAAGGACTGAGCTTGGAGCCTTAGTTAAGCAGTACATTGATAGGGGGGAGCTGGTTCCAGACAACATAATAATCGAGTTAACACTCAACACACTTAGAAATATGTTGAGGGAATTTGGTGGATACATACTGGATGGATATCCAAGGACAATTGCACAAGCTGAAGCCTTAGAGCAAACAGAAATGAAGCCGGAAATAGTCATAGATATAAGGTTAAGTGAAGAGGAATGCGTCAAGAGGTTGACGAGTAGAAGGTACTGCCCAAAATGTGGTGAAATATACAACATGATACTGAAACCTCCGAGAATAGATGAAATATGCGATAAATGTGGAAGCAAACTACTGGTTAGGGATGATGACAAGGAGGATGTTGTTAGAAGGAGGTTTAAAGAATACTACGTTAAAACCAAACCAGTTATGGAATACTATGAAAAGCTTGGAAAGCTTAGAGTTATAGATGGAAGTGGAAGCGTAGATGAAGTATCGAGGAGAATTATTGGAGAATTAGGGTTGTGATAGGGCCTTTAAAACATTATCAACATTACTTGGGACTACGGGAGGTTCACCCACAACACGTAAAGTTGCTGAAACATCTTTCAAACCAAACCCAGAAATCACGCATACCACAACATCACCCCCATCAATTATGCCAGACTCAAACAGCTTCTTAGCTAAAGCTAATGGGGCTGCTGCGGCAGGCTCCGCATAAATCCCCTCAAATCTTGCAAGCATCTTATAAGCTTCAATGATTTCATCATCAGAAACAGCTTCAACAAGACCATTACACTCCCTCAAATACCTATTTAGGAGTGGCCAGCCAACAGGATTTCCAACGGCAATAGCGCTTGCAATGGTTTTAGGCTCCATGACGGGCTCCACAAATTCACTATTGGATTTAAATGCTTTAACCATGGGGGCACATCCCTCAGCTTGGACACATGCAATCCTAGGCATACGTCCAATCCAATCAAGGTTTAAAAGCTCCTTAAACCCCTTACATGCACCTATAGCCGCAGTTCCCATACCCACAGATTGAATATACCAATCTGGAGAGCTCCAGCCAAGTTGCTCACAAATCTCGTAGGCAAGGGTCTTTTTACCCTCCTGCCTAATTGGATTCACAACACCACCATTATATATCCATCCAAGTCTATCCGCCACAGCCTTAGCCAATCTACTTGCATCATCAAATGTTCCATCAATGAGGAGTACACGGCTCCCATACATCATTATGGATGCAACCTTCTCTCTAGAAGCATATTTTGGAGCTAAAACTATACTCCCAACATTAGCCAAGGCACAATATGCAGCTTGAGCAACACCAGCATTCCCAGTGGAGAACCCCACAAGTCCAGGAGCCTTCAATTCTAAAGCCCTACTAACAGCAGCTGAGGCCCCCCTATCCTTAAATGACCCTGTGGGGTTAAGTGAATCTAGTTTGAAATATAAATTCTTCAAACCTAGATTTGGACCTAAACGCCTACTCTTAATAAGTTGAGTCCAACCCTCACCCATACTGACAATATTTGAGTAATCCTCTATTGGAATGAACTCCCTATAACGCCACATATTAAACCCCCTAAGAGATATCTTAGCCTTACTCACAATAGATCCTATGACATCATAATCCATTTGAAACTCAACTATGGAACCACAATTCAAACAGAAGTTTATGTTCTGATGATGATCAAATTCACATCCACACCTAACACACTTCAAAGAAGCAATCCTACTGGGCAAATAAATCACCACAAATAGACTACACACCACAACAATATAACCACTACTATGGGGATTCAAAAACGTTAAAAACAAATCACATAAGTACATTTAATTGAGGTGAAATTGTTTGGGAACTGAAAATTCACGTAAACTATATGAACGTGCAATGAAGGTTACGCCTGCAGGGGTTAGTTACGCGATAAGATACTTTGAACCATACCCAATATACGTAAAGAGGGCAAGTGGATGCAGAGTATATGATGTGGATGGAAACGAATATGTGGATTACTGGGTTGGTCATGGTGCACTAATAATGGGACACAACCCACCAATAATGCTGAAGGCTTTAAGGGGAATAATAGAAGTTGGAACACACTTCGGACTACCACATGAATATGAAGTGGAATTTGCAGAGCAAGTTGTAAAGATGGTTCCAAGTGCAGAGATGGTTAGATTCACAAATAGTGGTACAGAAGCCAACATGTACGCCATAAGATTGGCGAGGGCATACACTAAGAGAGTGAAGATAGGTAAGATGGAGGGGGGATGGCATGGAGGGTATGATGCACTACACGTTGCAGTAAACTACCCATTCGAAAAACCAGAATCAGCTGGACTAACTGAGGGAGCAACGAAAGACACGATCCCCCTACCATTCAACGACCTTGAAACAATAAGTAAAGTTATGAGGGGGAATGAGCTTGCATGCATAATAGTTGAACCAATACTTGGAGCTGGAGGATGCATACCCCCAGAAGATGGATTCCTACAAGGATTAAGGGAACTATGCGACGACTACGATACACTACTAATATTCGATGAAGTAATAACTGGATTCAGACTATCACCTGGAGGGGCTCAACAATATTATGGCGTTAAACCAGACATAACAGTGTTGGGGAAAGCTGTGGGTGGAGGTGGGTTAAGCATAGGAGCTGTATGTGGTAGGAGAGATATTATGGAGCTAATGGATCACATAAAATACAAGGATAAGAGTGAAAGGGTATTCCATGGGGGGACATACGTTGCAAATCCATTGGTAAGCTACGTTGGAACAATAATGCTTAGGGAGTATGAGAAGGGATACATATATCCACACATAAACAAGCTTGGGGAGAAGCTTAGAAATGGATTAGAGGAAGTTTTCAGCAAGTACAATGTAAATGCACATACAACTGG encodes:
- a CDS encoding metallophosphoesterase, which translates into the protein MRIIAITDVHGRLNQALKMAETVKREGVKAILLAGDLSRYKSIEEAYEILKALTSVGVKVFYVPGNMDDPKICEEVNVENAICIHERTVEFEGYVIAGMGGALKGPFNTPFELSEEQILEILKKVMDKIESGKRAILVTHNPPYNTKVDELGFREHVGSRSLRMIIEKYKPILNVCGHIHEARGMDNVYGTIVVNPGPLMHGYYSIIDIGEEVKVNLMKMP
- a CDS encoding glutamate mutase L, with translation MSVKVMKFDVEKMQVALATDVGSTTTKARLFKKVDGVWRFICAGEAPTTVEKPFEDVTMGLRNAITEVEELTGHKLLKPDGSGLIIPYQGNNVGVDLYVSTSSAGGGLQMMVAGVVKTMTAESAERAALGAGAIVMDVMAIDDGRPPHKKIERMRFLRPDMILLAGGTDGGTIKHVVEMAELIKAAEPKPRFGLGYKLPIVYAGNKDAREHIKKTLGETFDLTIVDNLRPVLEVEVVEPARDAIHRLFMEHVMAHAPGYHKLTEWVMVPVMPTPAGEGMMFRTIAKMWNINVLGVGLGGATTNVYSVYEGKFVRTVSANLGMSYSITNVLKEAGVTNIMRWLPFEMDEREVRNRLANKMIRPTTLPQTLDDLLVEHAVAREAIRLGFEHHKLLARGLRGVQRRRTIADIFEQSMETETYINMMNIQLIGGTGGLLSHTPRRQQAALILIDAFQPKGVTRLMCDSIFMMPHLGVLSTVHPKAAMEIFERDCIVKLGTVIALDGHAKSPGPAVKVTAHMPDGRTVEKVVNYGDIDRIPLRDDETATVIIEPTGDFDVGMGPGKRREATVWGGAAGIVIDARGRPLKLPEDFRQRREALLRWFKALNAYPETIMSKEKI
- a CDS encoding PINc/VapC family ATPase is translated as MVNRIVPDTSVLVEGRLSKIILEEDIRDVEIIIPRVVLDELQAQASNGRESGFRGLDEIIKLRGMAGDRGISINIVGEIASIEDIKMAGMGRIDALIRDVAKKYDATLYTMDYVQSLVAEAEGVKVRFIGLESDYANLKIEDFFTNDTMSVHLKEGVPPYAKRGRPGRWELVKIRDRVCERAELEHLVRDILRRCHSNGNAFIEIVRHGAMVVQLGDYRIAIARPPFSDGLEITAVRPIVKVSLEDYALSDRLKRRLAERAEGILICGPPGAGKSTFASALAEFYRSTKNAIVKTMESPRDLQVNDEITQYAPLEGEFYKTAEILLLVRPDYTVFDELRKTEDFQVFVDMRLAGVGMIGVVHASSPVDAIHRFIGRIDYGVIPQVIDTVIFIKDGSVRKVYELDLVVKVPHGMTDEDLARPVVEVRDFESGEVEYEIYAFGEETVIVPIRGEARGRSLGRRFDDLLRYIRRFDPNAELDVISDNSVIVKVDRDVIPRIVGRNGSLISSIERRFNVRIELQPRVSSSMHSGSVDYSYRETKRSLIFYFGRDYAKCNMDVYVDGRYVGSYKCDKRARIVFNISSDVGKILSDALRNGLNIEFKPSQQQ
- the lysA gene encoding diaminopimelate decarboxylase; the encoded protein is MNVKSDIFLDYIGKLKGRGVDLNYLAEKYGTPLYFIDGDVVKHNYEILRNAIGGVYDKFLICYAYKANTCIALLKLLNSLGAGAEVVSGGELYAAKLAGVPMDRVVFDGVSKSPGELSYAVFEGVLLINIENMDELYWIDKFAGDFNIKVSVGVRVNFDIPTKTHGHISTGARIHKFGLSVENAFKAYNLALKLSHIHVAGIHVHIGSQITDIQPYSIAVDKILSFCAELKRSLGLELEIIDLGGGFGVPYSIEDPTFPLNDYCKVIERLKNASREIFTSQPLLIIEPGRFIVGNAGILLTRVNYVKENYGVKWVLVDAGMNDLIRPALYGAHHPIYNLSSNEDVEVYNVGGPICESSDVFGFDVKLNRVRQGDLLAIMNVGAYGFSMSSNYNSRPKPAIVMYCDGEVKLVRRRESYADIFSHEVF
- a CDS encoding M55 family metallopeptidase is translated as MGFKVFISADLEGVCGVVHSDQTNPGGRDYERACRLMTMEVNAAVEGAIQGGAKEIVVNDSHGSMRNIIIEELHPKAKLITGSPKILSMMAGIDETFDAVFFIGYHAKFGSINAIMDHTISGSVVRDVSINGLSVGEVGINAGIAGYYKVPVVLVTGDSAVTDEAKKLLGNVFTVKVKEALGRYSALCLHPSEARELIKSTAKRALENIDSFSPFTFNPPIKLNLTFMNSAMAELATMIPDVRRVDALTVEYISDDYLKCFKALRSMIYLASTLVR